One genomic segment of Belonocnema kinseyi isolate 2016_QV_RU_SX_M_011 chromosome 2, B_treatae_v1, whole genome shotgun sequence includes these proteins:
- the LOC117166894 gene encoding eukaryotic translation initiation factor 5B-like has product MTQKIKRTPPAETGKKDKGKNKGKKQHRINLKGWLKTPADWERFNAWTKINALPKKIPEQEPMVRLTKPLSQLKKRIQILSQPTKSDTGAVCRLDWSVSKAALKAKPSKRIKKLAEFILKEPLHCREFPIKIRKATLSYEPSERIIEISKPHIRVSDECKALEVSQKALNHKMTERERKMAVSKKATDCPDLLSDEERSKLITSTGIMRSALTYKFTPWMSFLSLPSYRYLKDRTDDNAKAWKKKIIEESDTRGKKALEEKFKKEENKKERERKSEKETTEFEAETVGNVDAVEGEKNEDATEKNEAEVVKTAPEITGEDDGLQKGQNDPEDAEEKDEAGGEKNEAEEDETSPEITGEDVGPQEEQIEPEGVHVTEDNEKTNEDKIEVTTSQESKAKRGRKRKREAKEEIKENTEESQAEKGRKAERNAWRFTPSPCVEVGVKKSALTGKVPPRVNELSKPNIRKYKACRSNPFAVRKSALSASATPRISEIAKPTRPLDPVARPPPREKDNFGRSIFPMPAFGKILPEVKYKQAECKSKEEEEESKENPEKKRVVDPIAFMPTIDPYIDYKQAKRQQQARKKLAEQNIKSS; this is encoded by the exons atgacacaaaaaataaaacgaacGCCACCAGCAGAAACTGGAAAGAAGGATAAAGGAAAGAATAAGGGAAA AAAGCAGCATCGAATAAACTTAAAAGGATGGCTGAAGACACCAGCAGACTGGGAAAGATTTAATGCTTGGACAAAAATCAATGCACTAcctaaaaaaattcctgaacaaGAACCGATG gtGAGGTTAACAAAGCCACTTTCGCAATTGAAgaagagaattcaaattttgtctcAGCCAACGAAGAGTGACACTGGTGCAGTATGTAGATTGGATTGGAGTGTCTCAAAGGCAGCTCTTAAGGCAAAACCATCGAAGCGAATAAAGAAATTAGCTGAGTTCATTTTGAAAGAACCTCTACATTGTCGAGAATTTCCAATTAAGATTCGGAAAGCAACTTTGTCTTATGAACCAAGTGAAAGAATTATTGAGATTAGCAAGCCTCATATACGTGTTTCGGATGAGTGTAAAGCACTTGAAGTGTCGCAGAAAGCTTTAAATCATAAGATGACTGAAAGAGAACGAAAGATGGCCGTATCAAAAAAAGCCACTGATTGTCCTGACTTATTGTCTGATGAGGAAAGAAGTAAATTAATAACCTCCACAGGAATCATGAGAAGCGCATTGACTTACAAG TTCACACCATGGATGTCATTTCTGTCCCTGCCTTCATATCGATATTTAAAAGATCGAACTGATGATAATGCTAAAGCTTGgaagaagaaaattattgaagaatCTGATACAAGGGGGAAGAAGGCCTTAGAAGAGAAGtttaaaaaggaagaaaacaAGAAAGAAAGGGAACGGAAGTCCGAGAAAGAGACGACAGAATTTGAAGCTGAAACTGTAGGAAATGTTGATGCAGTTGAAGGAGAGAAAAATGAAGATGCAACAGAGAAAAATGAAGCTGAAGTTGTTAAAACCGCGCCTGAAATTACGGGCGAAGATGATGGACTGCAGAAAGGACAAAATGACCCTGAGGATGCAGAAGAGAAAGATGAAGCTGGAGGAGAGAAAAATGAAGCTGAAGAAGATGAAACGTCTCCTGAAATTACAGGCGAAGATGTTGGACCACAGGAAGAACAAATCGAGCCTGAGGGTGTACATGTAACTGAAGATAACGAAAAAACTAATGAAGATAAAATAGAAGTAACCACGTCTCAGGAAAGCAAGGCAAAACGAGGAAGGAAAAGAAAAAGGGAAGctaaagaagaaattaaagagAATACTGAAGAAAGCCAAGCAGAAAAAGggagaaaagcagagagaaatgCATGGCGATTTACACCAAGTCCTTGTGTGGAAGTAGGGGTAAAGAAATCTGCTTTAACAGGAAAAG ttcctCCAAGAGTTAATGAACTCTCTAaaccaaatattcgaaaatataaagcTTGTAGATCGAATCCCTTCGCAGTGAGGAAATCTGCACTTTCTGCTTCAGCTACTCCTAGAATTTCTGAAATAGCAAAACCTACACGTCCACTTGATCCGGTAGCAAGACCTCCGCCTcgggaaaaagataattttggtcGATCAATTTTTCCCAtgccg GCATTCGGAAAAATTCTACCGGAAGTTAAGTACAAACAGGCTGAATGTAAAAGtaaggaagaagaagaagaatccAAAGAAAATCCAGAGAAAAAAAGAGTTGTGGATCCTATTGCCTTTATGCCCACTATAGATCCATATATAGACTACAAGCAAGCTAAAAGGCAGCAGCAAGCACGTAAAAAATTAGCTGAACAAAACATTAAATCTTCCTAA
- the LOC117166895 gene encoding uncharacterized protein LOC117166895 isoform X1 — protein MKPQGNRHKSFPSWCVPRKTKAVSSTGEIFIDLTSASNVKKKKSRNHTDSDLTSILRLSLTNFGINRSNTNSKSISRQEWMERINEIAEPRIREPNPSNVIGKVTENALKAIASKRIQKLAKRKRLKLIDA, from the exons atgaagcCTCAAGGAAATCGTCATAAAAGCTTTCCCTCTTGGTGTGTACCAAGAAAAACTAAAGCAGTCAGCTCAACGGGAGAAATCTTTATAGACCTTACTTCAGCTTCGaatgtgaaaaagaaaaaatccagAAATCATACC GATTCAGATCTGACCAGCATTTTACGTTTGAGTTTGACAAACTTTGGAATCAACAGAAGTAACACAAACTCTAAATCTATATCAAGGCAAGAATGGATGGAACGAATTAATGAAATAGCTGAACCTCGGATTCGAGAACCAAATCCAAGTAATGTAATTGGAAAAGTAACAGAAAATGCCTTAAAAGCTATAG CGTCTAAACGAATACAAAAATTGGCTAAAAGAAAACGTTTGAAATTAATAGATGCCTAA
- the LOC117166895 gene encoding uncharacterized protein LOC117166895 isoform X2, whose translation MKPQGNRHKSFPSWCVPRKTKAVSSTGEIFIDLTSASNVKKKKSRNHTDSDLTSILRLSLTNFGINRSNTNSKSISRQEWMERINEIAEPRIREPNPSNVIGKVTENALKAIDLPRDC comes from the exons atgaagcCTCAAGGAAATCGTCATAAAAGCTTTCCCTCTTGGTGTGTACCAAGAAAAACTAAAGCAGTCAGCTCAACGGGAGAAATCTTTATAGACCTTACTTCAGCTTCGaatgtgaaaaagaaaaaatccagAAATCATACC GATTCAGATCTGACCAGCATTTTACGTTTGAGTTTGACAAACTTTGGAATCAACAGAAGTAACACAAACTCTAAATCTATATCAAGGCAAGAATGGATGGAACGAATTAATGAAATAGCTGAACCTCGGATTCGAGAACCAAATCCAAGTAATGTAATTGGAAAAGTAACAGAAAATGCCTTAAAAGCTATAG